DNA sequence from the Alkalilimnicola ehrlichii MLHE-1 genome:
GTGGACCGCATTCCCATTGCCATCGTCCGCTTCTTCTGCTTCCTGCTCGGCCTTCGCTAGTGTACTGCTATACGATTCGCCCTTACCAAGGTCACTGAACGTGAAGGCAACGTCGTCCTCTAGCTGCTCCAACTGCAGCCTTATGCCAGCGTTTTCCAGTTGTAGATCCAAATGGTCATCATCGACGACCAGCACTGTATTGTTCATGGGATCTACAGGGTCATTGACGACAACACGCCGGATGGCAACCACATTACCCGCTTCGTCACGGTCACCATAATAATGCGTGTAGGCTCCCGCTTTGGACTCCATAAACAAGATGCGCCCTTGCGGGTCGTCTGGGTAGAACGTTAAGCCTGCCCCGAATACTTCATTCTCCTTTAGGGCGGGACCATCTCCCGATTCAGTAGACTCCTCGTCGGTAACACACCCCACCAACAATGGTATGACCGGCATTGACAGGGTTCCTGTCAATGCCTGGAGCAGGCGACGCCTTATCTTGTTGACTTCCTTGCCCATTTTAGCCTTCCTTGTGTATTCATCAGATAATCCGAAATTGATCCGGTCAGCGGAGTATAGCCCACAAGCAAACAGGTGAGAGGAGACTACGCTCCCTAAATCACAATGCTGTGGCCACGCGGGGTGCCAACCGCAGCTTGGACTGACGCGTCGCTTTGCTTCTCGCAGTGACGGGGGGAGACGCCATCCCCGTCATCGCGAGGGCCGAAGGCCCGCGGCGATCCAGGGCGGTAGACTGCCGCGTCGGCTTCGCCTCCTCGCAGTGACGGTGGGGGAGGTGGCCTCCTCGCAGTGACGGTGGGGGAGGTGGCCTCCTCGCAGTGACCGGTGGGGGGTGGTGCCGCCGCCCCCGGGGCGGTTACGCAGGGTCCAGTGTGCGTAACGTGTGCCGGGCGATCATCAGCTCTTCGTTGGTGGGGATGATGTAGGCCGGGATGCGGCTGTCGGTGGTGGTGATGCGCCCGGCGTTGTGGGCGTTGGCCTCCCGGTCCAGGGTGATGCCCAGCCAGCCCAGTTGCTCGCAGATGGCGGCGCGCACCGGGGCGGCGTTTTCGCCGATGCCGGCGGTGAAGACCAGGGCGTCCAGCCCGCCCAGGGCGGCGGTGAGGCTGCCCACCTCGCGCACGGCGCGGTAGACGTAGTACTCCACCGCCTCGGCGGCCTCGCGGCGGTCGCTCTCCAGGAGCTGGCGCATGTCGGCGCTGATGCCGGACAGGCCGAGCAGGCCGGAACGGCGGTAGAGCAGGTCCTCAATCTCAGCGGCGTTCATCCCTTCGTTCTGCAGCAGGTAGAGGATGACGCCCGGGTCGATGTTGCCGCAGCGCTGGCCCATGGGCAGGCCGTCCAGGGCGGTAAAGCCCATGGTGCTGGCCACGCTCTGCCCGCCGTGCAGGGCGCACATGCTGGCGCCGTTGCCCAGGTGGGCGACGATGGTGCGCCCCTCGGCGGCTTGCCGGTCATGATCTGGCAGCACGGAGGCGATGTACTCGTAGGACAGGCCGTGGAAGCCGTAGCGCAGGACCCCCTTGTTCTCGTACTGGCGCGGCAGGGCGAAGCGCTGGGCGACGCGCGGCTGCTGGCGGTGGACGGCGGTGTCGAAGCAGGCCACCTGGGGCAGATGCGGGCGGACCCGGGCCACGGCGTGGATGGCGCGCAGGTTGTGAGGCTGGTGCAGCGGTGCCAGTTCGCAGAATCCGTCCAGCCGCTCAAGGATGTCATCGGTGATCCGCACCGGGTGGCTGAACTCCGGCCCGCCGTGAACCACGCGGTGGCCGGCGCCGATCAGGTCATGGCCCTCCAGCCTTTCCTCGAGCCAGCTCAACGCCCGGTCCAGGGCCTCATCATGCCCATCGGACTCCGGTAATTCCTCGTGCAGCAGGCGTTTGCCCTGGTCGTCCTTGATCTGCAGCGAGCCGATGCTGGCACCCAGACCGTCGGCCTGCCCCCGGTAGCAGGGGGTCGGCGCCCCGCCGGCCACGGTGTACAGCGCAAACTTGATGCTGGAGGAACCTGCGTTGATGACGAGCAGGGCCTGGGTCATGGGGGGCCTCCGCGTGGTTCGTACTGTTTATGGTTGAATCGTCATTGTGACGGGCAAGGCGTTGAAGTGATAGGTACGCTGCTGCTCGCCATGATGTTATGGATTGCTTCGCTGCGCTCGCAATGACGGGGGTGGCACCTCCCCGGCCCTCTTGATGAACATGGCCAGACGCTGCGGGCGCCCCCTACCCTCACTGCGAGCGCGGCCCCACCCCCACCGTCACTGCGAGGAGGCGAAGCCGACGTGGCAGTCTACCGCCCTGGATCGCCGCGGGCCTGCGGCCCTCGCGATGACGGTGGGGGCGTATCCCCCGGCCCTCGCGATGACGGTGGGGCACCTCCCCCCGCCACTGCGAGGAGCGCAGCGACGTGGCAGTCCATGCGCTGCCTGGATCGCCGCGGGCCTGCGGCCCTCGCGATGACGGTGGGGGCGTATCCCCCGGCCCTCGCGATGACGGTGGGGCACCTCCCCCGTCACTGCGAGGAGCGCAGCGACGTGGCAGTCCATGCGCTGCCTGGATCGCCGCGGGCCTGCGGCCCTCGCGATGACGGTGGGGGCGTATCCCCCGGCCCTCGCGATGACGGTGGGGCACCTCCCCCGTCACTGCGAGGAGCGCAGCGACGTGGCAGTCCATGCGCTGCCTGGATCGCCGCGGGCCTGCGGCCCTCGCGATGACGGTGGGGGCGTATCCCCCCGGCCCTCGCGATGACGGTGGGGGCGTATCCCCCCGGCCTGCGCGATGACGGGGGGACGGCTCCCCCCGCCTAGCGATGACGGTCGGCGGCCTTTCCTTAGAGATGAGCCAGGCCCTTGCGCTTGCGTTCGGCCACCAGCAGGGCGATGGCGCAGGAGGCCAGGCGGGCCACTACGTCGTCGGCGCGGCTGGTCAGCACGATGGGCACCTTGGCGCCCAGCACGATGCCGGCGGCCTCGGCGTCCGCCAGGTAGTAGAGCTGCTTGGCCACCATATTGCCCGACTCCAAGTCCGGCACCAGCAGGATGTCCGCCTGCCCGGCCACCTCGGAGCGGATGCCCTTGGTGCGTGCGGCAGCGCGGGAGATGGCGTTGTCGAAGGCCAGCGGCCCGTCCAGCAGGCCACCATGGATCTGCCCTCTGTCGGCCATCTTGCAAAGCGCGGCGGCATCCAGGGTGGACTGCAGATCGGGGTTGACCGACTCGGTGGCGGAGAGGATGGCGGCGCGCGGCTCCGGGTTGTCCAGGGCGTGGGCCAGTTCGATGGCGTTCTGCAGGATGTCGCGCTTGGCCAGCAGGCCGGGGTGGATGTTGATGGCCGCGTCGGTGACCAGCAGCGGGCGCGGGTAGGTGGGCACGTCCATGCAGTAGACATGGCTGACCCGCCGCTCGGTGCGCAGGCCGTCGCGCCGGACCACCGCGCCCATGAGCTCGTCGGTGTGCAGCGAGCCCTTCATCAGGGCCTCCACGTCGCGGTTCTTGGCCATCGCCACGCCCTGCTCCGCCGACTGGTGGCTGTGCTCGGTGGCCACCAGTTTGAATTGGGAGATGTCCAGTTCCGCCTCCTCGGCGGTGGCACGGATGCGGTGCTCCGGCCCCACCAGGATGGGCACCAGCAGGTTGTGTTCGGCGGCCCGCACCACCCCCTCCAGCGACAGGGCGTCCACCGGGTGGACCACCGCCGTGAGGATGGGGTCCAGGTCGTGGGCCAGGTCCAGCAGGCGTTTGAGCTGGCGGCGCTGGCGCCCCTTGGTCTGCAGCTCGGCCTCTGCCGGAGAGATCTGGGTGTGCTCCCGGCTGAGCTTCTCGGTGGGCGCACGCACGATGTAGATACCGCGCAGCACGTCCTCGCCATGTTCGTTCACACACTGGCAATCGAGCATCACCTGGCGGTCGCCCTGCTTCTCGTGGACCCGCACGGTGACGGTGACCGTCTCGCCGATGCTGACCGGGCGCAGGTGGGTGAGGTGCTGATCAATGAACTCGGTGCCCGGCCCGGGCATCTCGGTGGTGACCAGGGTGGCCACCAGCCCAGCGCCCCACATGCCGTTGGCGATGGCCTTGTGGTAGAGGTCGCTGCGGGCGGCATCGGCGTCCATGTGCTCGGGGTTGAGCCGGGCGGAGCCGCCGGCGAACAGCCGCAGGTCGTCTATGGTCAGGCGCCGGATCAGGGTCGCCTCGTCCCCGACCTGCAACTCGTCGTAGGTGTGGTTCTCGATCTGGCTCATGGCGTCGGTTGGGCCCTTATCAAGTGGGAATGTCCGCGGTCAGCCGGTGACGTGGTAGCCGCCGTCCACCGGGATGAGGGTGCCAGTAAGGGTACGGGCCTGGTCGCTGACCAGCAGTGCGGCCAGCGCACCCACATCGCCCGGCTCGGCCAGGCAGCGCAGCGGTGAGCGACTGCGCGCGGTCTCCATGAGGTGGTCAAAGCCGGCCAGACCGGAGGCGGCGCGGGTGTCCATGGGGCCCGGCGACAGGCCATGCACGCGGATGCCCTTGCCGCCCAGCTCGTCCGCCAGGTAGCGGACGCTGCACTCCAGCGCCGCCTTGGCCGGGCCCATCAGCTGGTAGCCGGGGATGACCTTCTCGGCCCCGTAATAGCTCATGGTGAGCAGGGTCCCGCCCTGGTCCATCAGCGGCTCGGCCAGGCGCGCCATGCGAATGAAGGAATGGCAGGAGACGTCCATGGCGGTGAGAAAGCCGTCCACGGATGAGTCGGTGAGCCGGCCGTGCAGGTCCCGCAGGGGCGCGAAGGCAATGGAGTGGACCACGAAATCCAGCCGGCCCCACTGCGCCTCGATGGCCTGGAACACGGCCCCCAGCTCGCCCTCCTGCTGCACATTGCAAGGCATAACGATGGGCGCCTGCAGTTCCTCGGCCAACGGCCGGACGTGCTTCTCCGCCTTTTCATTCAGGTAGGTGACCGCCAGCTCAGCGCCCAGCTCCCGGAAGGCCCGCCCGCAGTGGTAGGCGATGCTCTGGTCGTTGGCGATACCGACCACCAGGCCTTTTTTGCCGGCCAGGGACAGGAACGGCTGCGTCATAGGGGAATCTCCTGTGGGTCAGTCCATAAGGACGTATTTGCCGGGGGCGTTGCGCTGCGGCCGGTAGCCGCGCACGTCGGCGCCCATCTGCGGCGGCTTGCCCTTGTTGCCCGAATGCCGCGCCAGCCAGCGGTGCCACTCCGGCCACCAGGAGCCCTGTTTGCTGGGCACCTCGGCCAGGAAGTCATCCGGCGCCAGGTAGGGGTCCTGCACCTTGCGGCAGTGGACCTGATAGGTGCGCCGCGGGTGGCCCGGCGGGGTGACGATGCCAGCGTTGTGGCCGCCGGTGGTGAGGGCAAAGGTGACGTCCGTGCGGGCCAGCCGGTTGATCTTGTAGACCGACTTCCAGGGTGCGATGTGGTCCTTGGTGGTGCCCACGGCGAAGATGGGGGTGCGCACGTCCCAGAGGTGGATAGGCTGGCCGTCTACGTCGTAGCGCTCCTCCACGAAGTCGTTGTTGAGGAAGAGCTGGCGCAGGTACTCACTGTGCATGCGGTAGGGCAGCCGGGTGGTGTCGGCGTTCCAAGCCATCAGGTCGATCATCTCGCTGCGCTCGCCCATGAGGTACTCACGGACCATACGCGACCAGATCAGGTCCTTGGAGCGCAGCAACTGAAAGGCGCCGGCCATCTGGTCCGAGCTCAGGTAGCCGGCATGCCACATCATGTCCTCCAGGAAGGTGACCTGGCTGTCGTCGATAAACAGGTCCAGCTCGCCCGGCTCGGTGAAGTCACACTGGGCAGCAAAGCACGTCAGGCTGGCCAGGCGGTCGTCGCCCTCGCGCGCCATGGCGGCCGCCGCGAGCATGAGCAGGGTCCCGCCCAGGCAGTAGCCGGCGGCATGCACCTTCTGCTCCGGTACGATGGTGTTCACCGCCTTGAGGGCATCCATGATGCCCATCTTGCGGTAATCCTCCATGCCCAGATCGCTGTCGTCGGCGGAGGGGTTCTTCCACGACATCATGAACACCGTGTGGCCCTGGTTGACCAGGTACTCCACCAATGACTTGCCCGGGCGCAGGTCGAGGATGTAGTACTTCATGATCCACGCCGGCACGATGAGCACCGGCTCCGGGTGGACCCGATCGGTGGCCGGTTCGTACTGGATCAGCTCGATCAGCCGGTTGCTGTAAACCACCTTGCCCGGGGTGAGCGCCAGGTTCTCGCCCACCTTCCACTTCTCCATGCCGGCGGGGGGCTCGCCCTGGATTCGCCGGGCGGTGTCGTCCCACCAGTTGCGCAGGCCGCGATAGAGGTTGGCACCCCCCTCCTTGGCGGTGGTCTCCATCAGTTCCGGGTTGGTCCAGAAGTAGTTGGAGGGCGAATAGATGTCGAGGATCTGGCGGCCGAGGAAGTTGACCACGTCCTCATGGTGGGTCTCCACGCCGCGGATGTCGGTGGTGGCCACGTGCCACCACTGCTGGGTGAGCAGGAAGCCCTGGTACCAGACGTTGAATGGCCAGCGCTGCCACTGGGACGCATTGAAGCGGGTGTCCTGGGGCAACGGCTCGATACAGGGCGGGTGGCGCTCGGCGCCGTTGGCCGCGCAGCGCATGGCGTAGAGCGACAGTCGGGTGGCCTTGCGCCAGGCCTTCTCCACCAGTTCCGTTTGGCGGCCCGGCGAGATACCCATGTGAATGGCCCAGTCGACATAGGCCAGCCCCAGGGAGGCCGGGGAGAGACCACCGGTGACCCGCCCCATGCCGGCGTGCAACAGCCGGTCGATGGGGTGAGCGCCGCGACCGGTATCAACACGTTCGACTTTATCGTGGGTCATGGCTGAATCCCCTGCTCTCTGCTCGCCAAAGGCTTATACACTAAGGATGTTGCAGCGCAGCGGTTGTTGCAAGGGGCAGAATGATTACGGCCGGTCGCGCTCGCCTTCATCCGGGCCTACCACCCGCACCGGGAAGGGATCGGTGACACTGCCGGCGTACAGGGTGCGGTGGGGGAAGGGGATCTCGATGCCCTCGCGGTCGAAGGCCTCCTTGATCTCGATCTGGAGGCTGTTGCGCATCTCCAGGAAGTTCTCGCGTTGGGCCCATACGTTGTATTGCAGGTTCAGCGCCGAGTCGCCGAAGCCCAGGAACAGGAACTGCGGCTTGGGCTCTTCCAGGCAGAGCGGATTGGCGCTGGCCACCTCCTCCAGTACCCGGCGCACGCGCTTGATGTCCTCCTTGTAGGCGACGCCGATCTGCAGATCGAGCCGGCGGATGGGGAAGCGCGACAGGTTCGTCATCTCGGTCTTGATCAGGGTCTCGTTGGGCAGGCGCACGAACAGGTTGTCGAAGGTGCGCAGTTTGACCGAGAGCAGGTCGATGGAGATAACCTCGCCAATGGTGGTGCCCACGCGGATGGTGTCGCCCACCGAGAAGGGACGTTCCCAGACCAGGAACAGGCCGCTGATGAGGTTGGAGGCGGAGGTCTGGGAGGCGAAGCCGATGGCCACCGAGATGATGCCGGCGGCGCCGAGCAGGACGCCCAGCTTGAAGCCCATCTGGTGCAAGGCGGAGGTGAAGGCGAGCACCAGGATGCCGTAGAAGATCACCCGGCGCAGGATGAGCCCCAGGTGGCGGTCCAGGTGGGTGGTGGGGATGCGCCCCACCAGGCCGGCGAGCACCCGCCCGAGCAGGAAACCGCCGACGAGGATGAGCGCCGCGCGCACCATGGCGCCACCGAGCCCGGCGGTGAAGAACTGGACGATGGCGTTAAACCAGGCTTCCATGGTGCCCCCTCACGGAAAGACTGCAAAGAACGTTATTGTGCGGCTGAATGGGCCATCATTGCGAGGTTCCACACACCGGCGCTGTGAAGTGGCACACCGTCACGGCGAACCCCGAAGGGGCGCGGCAGTCCAGGCGGCGGGTGGATCGCCGCGTCGCTGCGCTCCTCGCGATGACGGGGGGTGGTGGTGCCCCCACCGTCACGGCGAGCCCTGAAGGGGCGTGGCAGTCCAGGCGGCGGGTGGATCGCCGCGTCGCTGCGCTCCTCGCGATGACGGGGGGTGGTGGTGCCCCCACCGTCACGGCGGGAAGGGCCGCGCCCCCACCGTCACGGCGAGGAGGGCCGCGCCCCCGCCGTCACTGCGAGGAGGCGAAGCCGACGTGGCAGTCTACCGCCCTGGATCGCCGCGGGCCTTCGGCCCTCGCGATGACGGGTGGGGCGCCCCCCTCGCGATGACGACCGAAAACCCGCAGCCCTCGCCATGGCAGCCCCGCTGTTCTTCCCTGATTCGGGCCCGCGCAGCGGGGCGGGGGGCTCGCGATGACGGGGGAGGGGGTGGTGGTGGGCACCTCACGATGACGGGGCGTGGGGGCGCCCCCACCGTCACGGCGAGGAGGGCCGCGCCCCCGCCGTCACTGCGAGGAGCGAAGCGACGTGGCAGTCTCCCGCCCTCAGCCGCGTAGTAATTGGGTGAAGGCGCGGAAGGCGGTGTGTTGGCGGCCGCTTTGGCGGGGGGCGCTGAGTCGGGTGCCGCCGTGGCATTCCCGCGGGGGTTGGTCGGTGAAGCGCAGTTCGGCCAGGTCGCCGTCGGCGCGGCGGGTCAGCCCCACCTCCGGCGTCCACAGGTGGTCATCCTGGTCCGCGTACAGCGGCAGCCAGGGCATGGGCACGTTCAGCCGGTCCAGGGTCAGCGGGTCGGCGGCCTGGTTGCGGATCTGCACCGGGGTGATGACCCGGGCGGGGGAGCGTGCCTGCTCGGCCAAGGTGAGCCGGAAGCGGCTGCGGGTGGCGTAGCAGATCTCCCCCTCCATGTTCGAGGGGCCGAACCAGGTGTCGGAGGGGCGGTAGCTGGGTTGCTCCAGCATCCGGTGCTGCCTCTCGCCCAGGGTCACCCGCACCCAGACTGGCGTGGAGACGTACACCCGCACCGCCTCGCCACCGGGCACGGAGACCGGGCTCACCGGCCGCGAGACCACCGCACGGTCGGCGGGGAGCAGCTCCAGGTGGATGCGGGACTCGGGGGTAGCGAGCACCACCCGGTGCAGTTGTTCGCCCTCCGGGATCAGGGCCGGGTCGTCGCTGTGCACCATTTCGAGGCGGTCGAGCCAGGGGTCCGGGTCCTGCTCGCGCAGCAGCCGCCACTCGTTTAGGCCGTGGTGCACGCGCAATCGCATGGGCCCCACCAGCCACTGGCGGGTGAAGCCCTGGGCGATGTTGAAGTCGCCGTACCAGCGGGCAACCCGACCGCCCGCCGCCTGACTGCCACTCATGGTGTGAACCTGCCCTCCAGACGGATCGGGTAAAGCCCGTCGCCGTCCGGCCGGCCGAGCATCCCCAGGGCCTGGCGCAGTTCACCCGGGGCCTGCTCGCTGTGCCCCACCCGACCCTCCAGGCGCCAGCGCAGCGCGGGGTCGACGCTGACCCGGGCGTCCAGGCGCAGGGGGCCGCCGTGGTCCTGCAGCTGGCCCTCCAGCTGGCCGTCGGCGCCGGTGAAATTGCCGGACAGATCCCCCAGCGGCAGGGCCATGGGCGCCTGCACCGCCGCTGCGTGCCACAGCAGGCGGCCGTCCAGCGAGGCCACCCGCCCGTCCGGCTCGAGCCGGGCGGCGTCCAGCCGGCCGCGGAAGGTGCCGTCCAGCGCCACCGGCCCCATGGCCGCATCGCCCACCCAGTGGCGCAGCCGCGCGGCCTCCAGGCGCAGCCTGACGTCGCGCAGCTCGACCCCACCGTCCGGCGCGACCAGCGCCCGGCCCTCGATGTCGGCCCCCGCCTCGCGGAGGTGGAAGCGCAGATCGGCCTGCCCGCGCAGCAGACCACCCGGCTGCACGGTCCAGCTCAACCGCTGCGCCTCATAGTGTTGCCAGGCGGGTTGTTCCAGGGTGCCGGACCAGACGGAGCCGGACGCCCCCGCCCAGCCGGCCTCGGGGGGCAACCAGCCCTGGCGCTCACCCAGTGCCAGGGCGGCGCCGGCGGGCCAGTACCCGATCAGGAAGGCGCCCCAGGCGAGCAGCGCCAGCAGGAACCAGCCGGTGTAACCGAGCAGCCACCGCCTCATGATTCGGACTCCAGGGTGAGGCGGGCGTTGACCCGGCCGGGGGCGTCCAGCGGCTCCAGGCTGAGGGCGTGGACCCGCACGCCGGTCTCGGCGAGGGCGTCCAGCCAATAGAGCATCTGATCGAAGTCCGCCCGCTCCAGCCAGACCCGCACCCGCTGGTCACCGTCGGGCTGCAGGCGTTCCAGCCGCTCACCCAGGCCGTAGTCGCCGGCGCTGCGGTCCACCCGGCCCAGCAGGGAGTCGGCCCGGCCCTCGCCGGGGA
Encoded proteins:
- a CDS encoding acetate/propionate family kinase, producing the protein MTQALLVINAGSSSIKFALYTVAGGAPTPCYRGQADGLGASIGSLQIKDDQGKRLLHEELPESDGHDEALDRALSWLEERLEGHDLIGAGHRVVHGGPEFSHPVRITDDILERLDGFCELAPLHQPHNLRAIHAVARVRPHLPQVACFDTAVHRQQPRVAQRFALPRQYENKGVLRYGFHGLSYEYIASVLPDHDRQAAEGRTIVAHLGNGASMCALHGGQSVASTMGFTALDGLPMGQRCGNIDPGVILYLLQNEGMNAAEIEDLLYRRSGLLGLSGISADMRQLLESDRREAAEAVEYYVYRAVREVGSLTAALGGLDALVFTAGIGENAAPVRAAICEQLGWLGITLDREANAHNAGRITTTDSRIPAYIIPTNEELMIARHTLRTLDPA
- a CDS encoding bifunctional enoyl-CoA hydratase/phosphate acetyltransferase encodes the protein MSQIENHTYDELQVGDEATLIRRLTIDDLRLFAGGSARLNPEHMDADAARSDLYHKAIANGMWGAGLVATLVTTEMPGPGTEFIDQHLTHLRPVSIGETVTVTVRVHEKQGDRQVMLDCQCVNEHGEDVLRGIYIVRAPTEKLSREHTQISPAEAELQTKGRQRRQLKRLLDLAHDLDPILTAVVHPVDALSLEGVVRAAEHNLLVPILVGPEHRIRATAEEAELDISQFKLVATEHSHQSAEQGVAMAKNRDVEALMKGSLHTDELMGAVVRRDGLRTERRVSHVYCMDVPTYPRPLLVTDAAINIHPGLLAKRDILQNAIELAHALDNPEPRAAILSATESVNPDLQSTLDAAALCKMADRGQIHGGLLDGPLAFDNAISRAAARTKGIRSEVAGQADILLVPDLESGNMVAKQLYYLADAEAAGIVLGAKVPIVLTSRADDVVARLASCAIALLVAERKRKGLAHL
- the fabI gene encoding enoyl-ACP reductase FabI, with product MTQPFLSLAGKKGLVVGIANDQSIAYHCGRAFRELGAELAVTYLNEKAEKHVRPLAEELQAPIVMPCNVQQEGELGAVFQAIEAQWGRLDFVVHSIAFAPLRDLHGRLTDSSVDGFLTAMDVSCHSFIRMARLAEPLMDQGGTLLTMSYYGAEKVIPGYQLMGPAKAALECSVRYLADELGGKGIRVHGLSPGPMDTRAASGLAGFDHLMETARSRSPLRCLAEPGDVGALAALLVSDQARTLTGTLIPVDGGYHVTG
- a CDS encoding PHA/PHB synthase family protein; this translates as MTHDKVERVDTGRGAHPIDRLLHAGMGRVTGGLSPASLGLAYVDWAIHMGISPGRQTELVEKAWRKATRLSLYAMRCAANGAERHPPCIEPLPQDTRFNASQWQRWPFNVWYQGFLLTQQWWHVATTDIRGVETHHEDVVNFLGRQILDIYSPSNYFWTNPELMETTAKEGGANLYRGLRNWWDDTARRIQGEPPAGMEKWKVGENLALTPGKVVYSNRLIELIQYEPATDRVHPEPVLIVPAWIMKYYILDLRPGKSLVEYLVNQGHTVFMMSWKNPSADDSDLGMEDYRKMGIMDALKAVNTIVPEQKVHAAGYCLGGTLLMLAAAAMAREGDDRLASLTCFAAQCDFTEPGELDLFIDDSQVTFLEDMMWHAGYLSSDQMAGAFQLLRSKDLIWSRMVREYLMGERSEMIDLMAWNADTTRLPYRMHSEYLRQLFLNNDFVEERYDVDGQPIHLWDVRTPIFAVGTTKDHIAPWKSVYKINRLARTDVTFALTTGGHNAGIVTPPGHPRRTYQVHCRKVQDPYLAPDDFLAEVPSKQGSWWPEWHRWLARHSGNKGKPPQMGADVRGYRPQRNAPGKYVLMD
- a CDS encoding mechanosensitive ion channel family protein produces the protein MEAWFNAIVQFFTAGLGGAMVRAALILVGGFLLGRVLAGLVGRIPTTHLDRHLGLILRRVIFYGILVLAFTSALHQMGFKLGVLLGAAGIISVAIGFASQTSASNLISGLFLVWERPFSVGDTIRVGTTIGEVISIDLLSVKLRTFDNLFVRLPNETLIKTEMTNLSRFPIRRLDLQIGVAYKEDIKRVRRVLEEVASANPLCLEEPKPQFLFLGFGDSALNLQYNVWAQRENFLEMRNSLQIEIKEAFDREGIEIPFPHRTLYAGSVTDPFPVRVVGPDEGERDRP
- a CDS encoding type II secretion system protein N; the encoded protein is MRRWLLGYTGWFLLALLAWGAFLIGYWPAGAALALGERQGWLPPEAGWAGASGSVWSGTLEQPAWQHYEAQRLSWTVQPGGLLRGQADLRFHLREAGADIEGRALVAPDGGVELRDVRLRLEAARLRHWVGDAAMGPVALDGTFRGRLDAARLEPDGRVASLDGRLLWHAAAVQAPMALPLGDLSGNFTGADGQLEGQLQDHGGPLRLDARVSVDPALRWRLEGRVGHSEQAPGELRQALGMLGRPDGDGLYPIRLEGRFTP
- a CDS encoding type II secretion system protein M — its product is MKERLLAHWQGLEPRERRILLAGALVLAVLLPWGGIWLPLSDRAETLRGEVAEARAQQAWMAAAAERVRQAGGATAVPGEGRADSLLGRVDRSAGDYGLGERLERLQPDGDQRVRVWLERADFDQMLYWLDALAETGVRVHALSLEPLDAPGRVNARLTLESES